The following coding sequences are from one Saccopteryx bilineata isolate mSacBil1 chromosome 3, mSacBil1_pri_phased_curated, whole genome shotgun sequence window:
- the MSH6 gene encoding DNA mismatch repair protein Msh6 isoform X2 — MEGYPWWPCLVYNHPFDGTYIREKGKSARVHVQFFDDSPTRGWVSRRLLKPYTGSKSKEAQKGGHFYSAKPEILRAMQHADEALNKDKIKRLELAVCDEPSEPEEEETEVSATYASDKGEEDNEIESEEEVRPKVQGSRRSSRQIKKRRVISDSESDIGGSDVEFKPDTKEEGSSDEISSGVGDSDNEGLYSSVKVAPKRKRMVTGNGSLKRKSSRKEMPSVTKRATGISSETRSALCAFSAPQNSESQGHISGGCDDNRPTVWYHETLEWLKEEKRRDINRRRPDHPDFDASTLFVPEDFLNSCTPGMRKWWQIKSQNFDLVIFYKVGKFYELYHMDALTGVSELGLVFMRGTWAHSGFPEIAFGRYSDSLVQKGYKVARVEQTETPEMMEARCRKMAHISKHDKVVRREICRVITKGTQTYSVLEGDPSENFSKYLLSLKEKEEDTSGHTRVYGVCFVDASLGKFFIGQFSDDRHCSRFRTLVAHYPPVQVLFEKGNLSTETKMILKGSLSSSLQECLIPGSQFWDAAKTLRTLLEEGYFKEKLNEDNGVILPQVLKSMTSESDSIGLTPGEKSELALSALGGCVFYLKKCLIDQELLSMANFEEYIPLDSDMVSATRPGAVFPKASQRMVLDSVTLNNLEIFLNGTNGSTEGTLIEKIDTCHTPFGKRLLKQWLCAPLCNPFAVNDRLDAIEDLMAVPDKITELVELLKKLPDLERLLSKIHNVGSPLKSQNHPDSRAIMYEETTYSKKKIIDFLSALEGFKVLCKIIEIMEEVIDGFTSKILKQVITLQTKNPEGRFPDLTIELNRWDTAFDHEKARKTGLITPKPGFDSDYDQALADIKENEQSLLEYLEKQRSRIGCRTIVYWGIGRNRYQLEIPENFITHNLPEEYELKSTKKGCKRYWTKTIEKKLANLINAEERRDVSLKDCMRRLFYNFDKNYKNWQAAVECIAVLDVLLCLANYSRGGDGPMCRPVILLPKEDTPVFLDLKGSRHPSITKTFFGDDFIPNDILIGCEEEEEENGNAYCVLVTGPNMGGKSTLMRQAGLLAVMAQLGCYVPAEVCRLTPIDRVFTRLGASDRIMSGESTFFVELSETASILTHATAHSLVLVDELGRGTATFDGTAIASAVVKELSENIKCRTLFSTHYYSLVEDYSQDIAVRLGHMACMVENECEDPSQETITFLYKFIKGACPKSYGFNAARLANLPEEVIQKGHRKAREFEKMTHSLRLFRKVFLASERSPIDAKAVHKLLTSTEEL, encoded by the exons ATGGAGGGTTACCCCTGGTGGCCTTGCCTGGTTTACAACCACCCTTTTGATGGAACATACATTCGTGAAAAAGGAAAGTCTGCACGAGTTCATGTACAGTTTTTTGATGACAGCCCAACAAGGGGCTGGGTTAGCAGAAGGCTATTAAAGCCATATACAG gttCAAAATCAAAGGAAGCCCAGAAAGGAGGTCATTTTTACAGTGCAAAGCCTGAAATACTGAGAGCAATGCAACATGCAGATGAAGCCTTGAATAAAGATAAGATTAAGAGGCTTGAATTGGCAGTGTGTGATGAGCCCTCAGAACCAGAGGAGGAAGAAACGGAG GTAAGCGCAACTTATGCATCAGATAAGGGTGAAGAAGATAATGAAATTGAGAGTGAAGAGGAAGTGCGACCAAAAGTGCAAGGATCTAGGCGAAGCAGCCGCCAAATTAAAAAACGGAGAGTCATATCAGACTCTGAGAGTGACATCGGTGGCTCTGATGTGGAATTCAAGCCAGATACTAAGGAGGAAGGAAGCAGTGATGAGATAAGCAGTGGAGTGGGGGACAGTGATAATGAAGGTCTGTACAGCTCTGTCAAAGTTGCTCCAAAGCGGAAGAGAATGGTGACTGGTAATGGCTCTCTCAAAAGGAAAAGTTCAAGGAAGGAAATGCCCTCAGTTACCAAACGAGCAACAGGCATTTCATCAGAAACCAGGAGTGCCTTGTGTGCTTTCTCTGCTCCTCAAAATTCTGAATCTCAAGGCCACATTAGTGGAGGATGCGATGATAATCGCCCCACTGTCTGGTATCACGAAACTTTAGAATGGcttaaggaggaaaagagaagagatatAAACAGGAGGCGACCTGATCATCCTGATTTTGATGCATCTACACTCTTTGTGCCTGAGGATTTCCTTAATTCCTGTACTCCTGGGATGAGAAAGTGGTGGCAGATTAAGTCTCAGAACTTTGATCTTGTCATATTTTATAAGGTGGGAAAGTTCTATGAGCTGTACCACATGGATGCTCTTACTGGAGTCAGTGAGCTAGGACTGGTATTCATGAGAGGCACCTGGGCCCATTCTGGATTCCCTGAAATTGCATTTGGCCGATACTCAGATTCTCTGGTCCAGAAGGGCTATAAAGTAGCACGAGTAGAACAGACTGAGACCCCGGAAATGATGGAGGCAAGATGCCGAAAGATGGCACATATATCTAAGCATGATAAAGTGGTGAGAAGAGAGATTTGTAGGGTCATTACAAAGGGTACACAGACATACAGTGTGCTGGAAGGTGACCCCTCTGAGAACTTCAGTAAGTATCTCCTTAGCctcaaagaaaaagaggaagatacGTCTGGCCACACGCGAGTATATGGTGTATGCTTTGTTGATGCCTCACTGGGAAAGTTTTTCATAGGTCAGTTTTCAGATGATCGCCATTGTTCCAGGTTTAGAACTCTAGTAGCACATTATCCACCAGTACAAGTCTTGTTTGAGAAAGGAAATCTTTCAACAGAAACTAAGATGATTCTGAAAGGTTCATTATCCTCTTCTCTTCAGGAATGTCTGATACCAGGCTCTCAGTTTTGGGATGCAGCCAAAACTTTGAGAACTCTCCTTGAAGaaggatattttaaagaaaaattaaatgaggaCAATGGGGTGATATTACCCCAAGTGCTTAAAAGTATGACTTCAGAGTCTGATTCTATTGGATTAACACCAGGAGAGAAAAGTGAATTGGCCCTCTCTGCTCTTGGTGGTTGTGTCTTCTACCTCAAAAAATGCCTTATCGATCAGGAGCTTTTATCAATGGCTAATTTTGAAGAATATATTCCCTTGGATTCTGACATGGTCAGTGCTACAAGACCTGGTGCTGTTTTTCCTAAAGCCAGTCAAAGAATGGTGCTAGATTCTGTGACATTAAACAACTTGGAGATTTTTCTGAATGGAACAAATGGTTCTACTGAAGGTACCCTAATAGAGAAAATTGATACTTGCCATACTCCTTTTGGTAAGCGGCTCCTAAAGCAGTGGCTGTGTGCCCCACTGTGTAACCCTTTTGCTGTCAATGATCGTCTAGATGCTATTGAAGACCTAATGGCTGTGCCTGACAAAATCACTGAGCTTGTAGAACTTTTAAAGAAGCTTCCAGACCTTGAGAGACTACTGAGTAAAATTCATAATGTGGGGTCTCCCTTGAAGAGCCAGAACCACCCAGATAGCAGGGCTATAATGTATGAAGAAACTACATACAgcaaaaaaaagattattgattttctttctgctCTGGAAGGATTTAAAGTCCTATGTAAAATTATAGAGATTATGGAAGAAGTCATTGATGGCTTTACATCTAAAATCCTTAAACAAGTCATAACTCTGCAGACCAAAAATCCTGAAGGCCGTTTTCCTGATTTAACTATAGAACTAAACCGATGGGATACAGCCTTTGACCATGAAAAGGCTCGAAAGACTGGACTGATTACTCCCAAACCAGGATTTGACTCTGATTATGACCAAGCTCTTGCtgacataaaagaaaatgagcagAGCCTCTTGGAATACTTAGAGAAACAGCGTAGTCGAATTGGCTGTAGGACAATAGTCTATTGGGGTATTGGTAGGAACCGTTACCAGTTGGAAATTCCAGAGAATTTCATCACCCATAATTTGCCAGAAGAATATGAGTTGAAATCCACCAAGAAGGGCTGTAAACGATACTGGACCAAAACCATTGAGAAGAAGCTGGCTAATCTGATAAATGCTGAAGAACGGAGAGATGTATCACTGAAGGACTGCATGCGGCGTCTATTCTATAACTTTGATAAAAATTACAAGAACTGGCAGGCTGCAGTAGAGTGCATTGCAGTGTTGG ATGTCTTATTGTGCCTGGCTAACTACAGTAGAGGGGGTGATGGTCCAATGTGTCGTCCAGTAATTCTATTACCAAAGGAAGATACTCCTGTCTTCTTAGACCTTAAAGGATCACGCCACCCCAGCATTACAAAGACTTTTTTTGGAGATGACTTTATTCCTAATGACATTCTAATAGGctgtgaggaggaagaggaggaaaatggGAACGCTTACTGTGTTCTTGTTACTGGACCTAATATGGGGGGCAAGTCCACACTCATGAGACAG GCTGGCCTATTAGCTGTAATGGCCCAGTTGGGTTGTTATGTACCTGCTGAAGTATGTAGGCTCACACCAATTGATAGAGTATTTACTAGACTTGGTGCTTCAGACAGAATAATGTcag gtgAAAGTACATTTTTTGTTGAATTGAGTGAAACTGCCAGTATACTTACACATGCAACAGCACATTCCCTGGTGCTTGTGGATGAATTAG GAAGAGGTACTGCAACATTTGATGGGACAGCAATAGCAAGTGCAGTTGTTAAAGAACTTTCTGAGAACATCAAGTGTCGTACATTGTTTTCTACTCACTACTATTCATTAGTTGAAGATTATTCTCAAGATATTGCAGTGCGCCTAGGACACATG gCCTgcatggtagaaaatgaatgtgaAGATCCCAGCCAAGAGACTATTACCTTCCTTTATAAATTCATTAAGGGAGCTTGTCCTAAAAGCTACGGCTTTAATGCAGCAAGGCTTGCTAATCTTCCAGAGGAGGTTATTCAAAAGGGACATAGAAAAGCAAGAGAATTTGAGAAGATGACTCATTCACTCCGATTATTTCG gaaagTTTTCCTGGCTAGTGAAAGGTCGCCTATAGATGCTAAAGCTGTCCATAAATTGCTGACTTCAACTGAGGAATTATAG